A genome region from Manis javanica isolate MJ-LG chromosome 3, MJ_LKY, whole genome shotgun sequence includes the following:
- the LOC108401019 gene encoding LOW QUALITY PROTEIN: mRNA export factor GLE1-like (The sequence of the model RefSeq protein was modified relative to this genomic sequence to represent the inferred CDS: inserted 1 base in 1 codon; substituted 3 bases at 3 genomic stop codons) gives MPWXGRCWETLEVLRSSDKGRLCYDCDLLLWSDDILEESMPPPKLSSYCGWVIDHVLAHQQESPLPWKTSTYSRSTSDLDQTSFVPTSLVTSSAFPLASSAPKGTKGRSKRESQHAGYMACPSPRVVTVEGCLRLYEVVCRQEAWERLRRGQELIEKMMQAFADMASEQLKPYDERKELERRKELQGLREMMEKSSSSFHFPLTSREALARHEKLKAEHRRRAEIQNKKLREAEQQHLQRVEQERLRKEEGRIRLRRLYALQEEMLHLIQQLDASEQQHRGLKADLSAFHTRGNRLCGVISGIIWANCENSLPTAEDQAEAERALQEMRDLLRNMEQEITTACEDKRRQEAEEARVKQQESQGKRGPEVHTESLAPSQGLGRKQNEELQFKAQDSTMQWYQQLQDVTSQCVLAFEGLTSSKDSQVRKMKMDLQKAATIPVSQISTLSGSKPKEVFDKIHDLLSGKSVQSGGCTMSVALHPQGLNFVQYKLAEKFVKQGAEEVASHHEAAFPTAVVVSRIXGLFPRVRALILAHLHKNCPYSVPLYPAFKEGMALEDYQRMLGYVVENSKVEHXSRFLKCMSGMIRLYAAIIQLRGPYGSEQKAYPHILNHGWHWLAQILNMEPLLDVTATLLFDFLEVCGNALVKQNQVQFWEMMLFIKEDYLPRIEAITSSEQMGSFTCLKRFVEECWXRQEIPVPKGFLPPSFWHS, from the exons ATGCCGTGGTAGGGTCGCTGTTGGGAGACCCTGGAGGTGCTGCGCAGTTCAGACAAAGGTCGCCTCTGCTACGACTGTGACTTGCTGCTGTGGAGCGAC GATATTTTAGAAGAAAGTATGCCTCCTCCCAAACTATCTTCTTACTGTGGATGGGTGATAGATCATGTCTTAGCCCATCAGCAAGAGAGCCCACTTCCCTGGAAAACTTCAACATACTCTAGATCTACTTCAGACCTAGACCAGACTTCATTTGTTCCCACATCTCTTGTCACAAGCTCTGCCTTCCCACTGGCCTCCTCAGCACCAAAAGGAACCAAGGGAAGG AGCAAACGTGAGTCCCAGCATGCAGGATATATGGCATGTCCATCCCCCCGGGTGGTCACAGTGGAAGGCTGCCTCCGGCTGTATGAGGTAGTGTGCAGACAGGAAGCATGG GAGAGACTGAGGCGCGGGCAGGAGTTGATAGAGAAGATGATGCAAGCCTTTGCTGACATGGCCTCTGAACAACTGAAGCCGTATGATGAGCGGAAGGAGCTGGAGCGCCGTAAAGAACTGCAGGGCCTACGGGAAATGATGGAGAAGAG ctcttcttccttccattttcccCTCACCTCTAGAGAAGCCCTGGCCCGGCACGAGAAGCTCAAAGCCGAGCATCGTCGCAGAGCAGAG ATTCAAAATAAGAAGCTGCGGGAGGCAGAGCAACAGCACCTGCAGCGAGTGGAACAGGAGCGGCTGCGGAAGGAAGAAGGCCGGATCCGCCTGCGGAGACTCTACGCCCTGCAGGAGGAGATGCTGCACCTCATCCAGCAGCTGGACGCCTCGGAGCAGCAGCACAGGGGCCTGAAGGCTGACCTTTCTGCCTTCCACACCCGAGGCAACCGGCTGTGTGGCGTCATCTCGGGCATCATCTGGGCCAATTGTGAG AACAGCCTTCCCACAGCAGAGGACCAGGCTGAGGCCGAGAGGGCTCTGCAGGAAATGCGGGACCTCCTTAGGAACATGGAGCAGGAGATCACCACGGCCTGTGAGGACAAGAGGAGGCAGGAGGCGGAGGAAGCCCGGGTAAAGCAGCAGGAGTCCCAGGGGAAGCGGGGGCCTGAGGTCCACACAGAGTCCCTGGCTCCCAGCCAAGGCCTaggaaggaaacagaatgaaG AACTCCAGTTCAAGGCACAAGACAGCACAATGCAGTGGTACCAGCAGCTACAGGACGTTACCAGTCAGTGTGTGTTGGCCTTTGAGGGACTGACCAGCAGCAAAGACAGTCAG GTCAGAAAGATGAAGATGGACCTCCAGAAGGCTGCCACCATCCCAGTGAGCCAAATCTCCACCTTATCAG GCTCAAAGCCGAAGGAGGTCTTTGACAAGATCCACGACCTGCTCTCTGGAAAATCTGTACAGTCTGGTGGGTGCACCATGTCTGTCGCACTTCACCCACAGGGCCTGAACTTTGTCCAGTACAAACTGGCAGAGAAATTTGTG AAACAAGGAGCTGAGGAAGTGGCCTCGCACCACGAGGCAGCATTTCCCACCGCAGTGGTGGTGTCCAGGATCTAGGGACTCTTCCCCAGAGTGAGGGCCCTCATTCTGGCTCATCTGCACAAGAATTGCCCTTACTCGGTTCCTTTATACCCAGCCTTCAAGGAGGGCATGGCTTTGGAAGACTATCAGAG GATGCTTGGCTACGTAGTGGAGAATTCCAAGGTGGAAC CCAGCAGATTTCTGAAATGCATGTCCGGGATGATCCGTCTGTATGCTGCCATCATCCAGCTCCGGGGGCCATATGGGAGCGAACAGAAG GCTTATCCTCATATCTTAAATCATGGCTGGCATTGGTTGGCACAGATCTTAAACATGGAGCCACTGTTGGACGTGACAGCCACCCTCCTCTTTGACTTTCTGGAG GTATGTGGGAATGCCCTCGTGAAGCAAAACCAGGTCCAGTTCTGGGAAATGATGCTTTTCATCAAGGAAGACTACTTACCCCG GATCGAAGCCATCACAAGCTCAGAGCAGATGGGTTCCTTCACATGCCTCAAACGGTTTGTGGAG